The following nucleotide sequence is from Neokomagataea tanensis.
TTGAACCGTCTGCGCCACCGCTTGGTGCTACGTACCGATGGTGGCATCAAGACCGGCCGTGACGTTGTTATGGCTGCGATGCTGGGTGCCGAAGAGTTCGGCATCGGTACGGCGGCGTTGGTGGCTATGGGTTGCATCATGGTGCGGCAGTGCCACTCCAACACCTGCCCAGTCGGTGTGTGTGTGCAAGATGAACGCCTCCGTGAGAAATTCGACGGTTCGCCAGAGAAGGTGATCAACCTTTTCACGCTCATTGCCGAGGATGTGCGGCACATCTTGGCTGAGTTGGGCGTGCGCTCGCTGAAGGATGTTATCGGCCGTACGGATTTGTTGCGTCAGGTATCGCGTGGGGCAGATTATCTGGACGATCTGGACCTGAACTCTCTGCTGGTGCAGGCGGATCCGGGCGAGCATGCACGTTACTGCACGCGCGAAGGCCGCAACGAGGTCCCCGATACGTTGGACGCTGACATTATGGCTGATGCACGGCCGCTCTTCTCACGTCGTGAGAAGCTGCATTTGCACTACACAGTGCAGAATACGCATCGTGCCATTGGTACGCGTGTATCGGGTGAAATTACCCGTCAGTTCGGTATGCATACCTTGCCGGAGGGGCATTTGACATTGTCTCTACGCGGTTCGGCCGGTCAGTCTCTCGGCGCTTTTGCTGTTAAGGGTCTGAAGTTGGACGTGGAAGGCGATGCCAACGATTACGTGGGTAAAGGCTTGTCTGGTGCGACAATTGTTGTGCGTAAGCCACCTTCTGCCCCTTGGCGCTCGGAAGAAAACTCGATCATTGGCAATACAGTTCTGTACGGTGCAACGAGCGGCAAACTGTTTGCAGCGGGCCAAGCCGGTGAACGCTTTGCCGTGCGTAACTCTGGCGCGACCACAGTTGTTGAGGGCTGTGGCTCTAATGGTTGTGAGTACATGACGGGCGGTACGGTCGTTATCTTGGGTGAGACTGGCGATAATTTCGGAGCCGGTTTCACGGGTGGAATGGCCTATGTGCTGGATCGTTCAGGGCGTTTTGGAGCGCAAGTCAACGAAGATACGATCATGTTGAATCGTGTAGCGCCGGGTAGCCGGTGGGACCACGAGTTGCGTGCGCTGGTAGAGGAGCATGTGCGTGAGACAGGTAGTATTTACGCTGAAGACCTGCTCCATTGCTGGGAGCAGACTTTAGGGCAGTTCTGGCACGTTGTGCCACGCGACTACGCTAAGGTAATCGGGTATGTTCAGGAAGATTTGTCGAAACTCTCGGCATAATATTTAGGGCAGAGAGTTTTAGAAACCTTGCCTCCTCCCTGTTATGGGGCGGAGGCAAGGTTTTTTGTTAGATAAAGACCGAAGCGAGCAGCGCGAATAGAAGGCCGAAAACGGCGATGAGCGTTTCCAGAACGGACCATGTTTTGAGGGTCTGTGGTACGGTCAGGCCCAAATATTCTTTAATTTGCCAGAAGCCTGCGTCGTTCATTGGGCCAAGGGCAACAGAGCCAGCGCCTGTTACGAGCACCATGAGTTCCGGCGAGACGCCGTGGGCTTGTGCAAGAATAGGTCCCATAATACTTGACGCAGTGGCCATGGAAACCGTGGAAGAGCCGCAAGCAACGCGCACAATTACGGCAAGGAGCCAGCCAAGCAGCAAAAGTGGCATGTGAATGCCAAGTGCAGCGTCGGTAATTGCCTTGGACACCCCGCTATCGATGAGTTCACGCCCAAAGCCGCCGCCTGCCCCTACGAGGAGCATGATGAGAGCTGTCGGTGCAAGACACTCATTGGTAAAGCGCAAAATGGTCTCGCGTGAGAAGCCGCGGGCCAAGCCGAGCACATAAAATGAGAGCACTGTAGCAACGGCAAGGGCAATGTCCGTATTGCCAAAGAAATGCAGCGCCTGGTTCAAGGAACTATGCGGTTTGGCAATACTGTCAGCGGAAGATCCAACAAACATGAGCACAACAGGCAACAGAATTGTTGCGACTGTTGCTGCAAAGCTTGGCAGATTCTCAGGAGGCGTAGCGCGAATAAATTGTGCAGCTAAAGGGTTATGCTCAGTTAGAGGCACATGTTTTGCTGCGAAACGCCCAAAAACTGGTCCCGCGATAATGGCCACGGGGGTACCGATGATGATGCCCCAAAAAATGGTTTGCCCGATATTGGCGTGATAGGCCGACAGTGCCAGCAACGTGGCAGGGTGTGGCGGGATCAACGCATGTGTAACGGATAATGCGGCGCCCATGGGCAGGGCCACTTGTAGGAGTGGGGTTTTTGTCCGTTCGGCCAAAACGAAGGCAATAGGAATGAGCAGGACAAAGCCGATTTCGAAGAAAACCGGTAGTCCGACGAGCAAACCGATGACCATCATGGCCCAGTCGACGCGCCCGCGCCCGGCAATTCCGGACACGGTCAAGGCAATTCGATCTGCCCCGCCGGACTCGGTTAACATTTTTCCGAGCATGGTGCCGAGTGCGATGACGGTGCCGACATGTCCAAGAACGTGCCCTGCGCCGGCTTCGAACGAGCCTACGACTTTATCAGCAGGCATTCCTGCAATCAGGGCGAGGATAATTGATACGGCAAAAAGAGTGATGAAAGGGTTTAACCGCAGGCGTGCGATAAGCACCACAAGCGCGAGGATCGAACCAGT
It contains:
- a CDS encoding GntT/GntP/DsdX family permease gives rise to the protein MSIPFALCLVTGSILALVVLIARLRLNPFITLFAVSIILALIAGMPADKVVGSFEAGAGHVLGHVGTVIALGTMLGKMLTESGGADRIALTVSGIAGRGRVDWAMMVIGLLVGLPVFFEIGFVLLIPIAFVLAERTKTPLLQVALPMGAALSVTHALIPPHPATLLALSAYHANIGQTIFWGIIIGTPVAIIAGPVFGRFAAKHVPLTEHNPLAAQFIRATPPENLPSFAATVATILLPVVLMFVGSSADSIAKPHSSLNQALHFFGNTDIALAVATVLSFYVLGLARGFSRETILRFTNECLAPTALIMLLVGAGGGFGRELIDSGVSKAITDAALGIHMPLLLLGWLLAVIVRVACGSSTVSMATASSIMGPILAQAHGVSPELMVLVTGAGSVALGPMNDAGFWQIKEYLGLTVPQTLKTWSVLETLIAVFGLLFALLASVFI